From a single Melospiza georgiana isolate bMelGeo1 chromosome 5, bMelGeo1.pri, whole genome shotgun sequence genomic region:
- the TIFA gene encoding TRAF-interacting protein with FHA domain-containing protein A: MSSFEEAETEETATCLHLTFYHPGQAEKMMFRCLDFCRRQQLRADDTAKFGRDSSLCRYSLVDTRVSRIQFSLQFYRKLHSSEYAFEIKNLSKKTKLTVNQTELGYLNKTDLPWKCIICFGEYQVLAEIQEGEAVDYFETHLHLAEAPILQERCLPSLQPVPENGISPSFPPGQGKSPTEIDENEMC; this comes from the coding sequence ATGAGCTCCTTCGAGGAGGCCGAAACAGAGGAGACAGCGACATGCCTCCACCTGACCTTCTACCACCCCGGGCAGGCTGAGAAGATGATGTTCCGCTGCCTGGATTTCTGCCGGCGGCAGCAGCTGCGGGCGGATGACACGGCCAAGTTCGGCCGCGACTCCAGCCTGTGCCGCTACAGCCTGGTGGACACGCGCGTCTCCCGCATCCAGTTCTCCCTGCAGTTCTACAGGAAGCTCCACAGCTCCGAGTACGCCTTCGAGATCAAGAACCTGAGCAAGAAAACGAAGCTGACCGTCAACCAAACAGAGCTGGGTTACTTGAACAAAACTGACCTGCCCTGGAAGTGCATCATCTGCTTCGGGGAATACCAGGTCCTGGCGGAGATTCAAGAAGGGGAGGCCGTGGATTATTTTGAGACTCACTTGCACTTGGCTGAAGCACCCATCTTACAAGAAAGGtgcctgccatccctgcagcctgttcctgagAATGgcatttctccttcctttcctcctggcCAAGGCAAAAGCCCCACAGAGATTGATGAGAACGAGATGTGCTAG
- the AP1AR gene encoding AP-1 complex-associated regulatory protein isoform X3 — translation MEAPGARRARCGFCAVGAHALPGSAAPEPRCFSGRRCPERVFRSKYFRTCSTGEHFTIEFENLVESDEGESPGSSHRPLTEEEIADLKERHYDSIAEKQRVVDLKLQSEQRRQHRITQQRAHAVNNGEFQSCVAEEDLDPFLRNTKFQYEAFRSSRLSSDATVLTPNTESSCDLMTKTKSVSGNDDSTSLDLEWEDEEGMNRMIPVRERSRTEEDILRAALKFNSRKPGSHPASASDDSNGLEWENDFVSAAAALDDNGNAEYAGFVNPVLELSECERQDR, via the exons ATGGAGGCGCCGGGAGCCCGCCGGGCTCGGTGCGGTTTTTGTGCGGTCGGGGCTCATGCGCTTCCAGGGTCAGCGGCTCCTGAGCCCCGGTGTTTTTCCGGCAGGAGGTGCCCAGAGAGGGTTTTCAG ATCCAAGTATTTTAGAACCTGTTCAACAGGAGAACACTTCACTATAGAG tTTGAGAACCTGGTGGAAAGTGATGAG gGGGAGAGCCCAGGAAGCAGTCACAG GCCTCTGACTGAGGAAGAAATTGCAGACCTGAAAGAGAGACACTATGACTCCATTGCTGAGAAGCAGAGGGTTGTTGACCTGAAGCTTCAGTCAGAG CAACGTAGGCAGCACAGGATAACACAGCAGAGAGCACATGCCGTTAACAATGGAGAGTTCCAGAG CTGTGTGGCAGAGGAGGACCTCGATCCTTTCCTGAGGAATACAAAATTCCAGTATGAAGCTTTCCGAAGCAGCA ggCTTTCATCTGATGCCACAGTGCTGACACCCAACACAGAGAGCAGTTGTGACTTGATGACCAAAACCAAATCAGTGAGTGGGAATGATGACAGCACCTCCTTGGATTTAGAGTGGGAAGATGAAGAAG GCATGAACAGGATGATCCCGGTGCGGGAGCGCTCCCGGACGGAGGAGGACATCCTGCGGGCGGCGCTCAAGTTCAACAGCAGGAAGCCCGGGAGCCACCCGGCCTCGGCCTCCGACGACTCCAACGGGCTGGAGTGGGAGAACGACTTCgtcagcgccgccgccgccctggACGACAACGGCAACGCCGAGTACGCCGGCTTCGTGAACCCCGTGCTGGAACTGTCGGAGTGCGAGCGCCAGGACAGATAG
- the AP1AR gene encoding AP-1 complex-associated regulatory protein isoform X1 → MEAPGARRARCGFCAVGAHALPGSAAPEPRCFSGRRCPERVFRSKYFRTCSTGEHFTIEFENLVESDEGESPGSSHRPLTEEEIADLKERHYDSIAEKQRVVDLKLQSELALQEEKLRLEEEALYAAQRQAARAAKQKKLLEQRRQHRITQQRAHAVNNGEFQSCVAEEDLDPFLRNTKFQYEAFRSSRLSSDATVLTPNTESSCDLMTKTKSVSGNDDSTSLDLEWEDEEGMNRMIPVRERSRTEEDILRAALKFNSRKPGSHPASASDDSNGLEWENDFVSAAAALDDNGNAEYAGFVNPVLELSECERQDR, encoded by the exons ATGGAGGCGCCGGGAGCCCGCCGGGCTCGGTGCGGTTTTTGTGCGGTCGGGGCTCATGCGCTTCCAGGGTCAGCGGCTCCTGAGCCCCGGTGTTTTTCCGGCAGGAGGTGCCCAGAGAGGGTTTTCAG ATCCAAGTATTTTAGAACCTGTTCAACAGGAGAACACTTCACTATAGAG tTTGAGAACCTGGTGGAAAGTGATGAG gGGGAGAGCCCAGGAAGCAGTCACAG GCCTCTGACTGAGGAAGAAATTGCAGACCTGAAAGAGAGACACTATGACTCCATTGCTGAGAAGCAGAGGGTTGTTGACCTGAAGCTTCAGTCAGAG TTAGCCTTACAAGAGGAGAAGTTAAGACTAGAAGAGGAGGCTTTATATGCTGCACAACGTcaagcagccagggcagcaaagcagaaaaagctCTTGGAG CAACGTAGGCAGCACAGGATAACACAGCAGAGAGCACATGCCGTTAACAATGGAGAGTTCCAGAG CTGTGTGGCAGAGGAGGACCTCGATCCTTTCCTGAGGAATACAAAATTCCAGTATGAAGCTTTCCGAAGCAGCA ggCTTTCATCTGATGCCACAGTGCTGACACCCAACACAGAGAGCAGTTGTGACTTGATGACCAAAACCAAATCAGTGAGTGGGAATGATGACAGCACCTCCTTGGATTTAGAGTGGGAAGATGAAGAAG GCATGAACAGGATGATCCCGGTGCGGGAGCGCTCCCGGACGGAGGAGGACATCCTGCGGGCGGCGCTCAAGTTCAACAGCAGGAAGCCCGGGAGCCACCCGGCCTCGGCCTCCGACGACTCCAACGGGCTGGAGTGGGAGAACGACTTCgtcagcgccgccgccgccctggACGACAACGGCAACGCCGAGTACGCCGGCTTCGTGAACCCCGTGCTGGAACTGTCGGAGTGCGAGCGCCAGGACAGATAG
- the AP1AR gene encoding AP-1 complex-associated regulatory protein isoform X2, with protein sequence MGNCWAQWCCGLFLRRDAGRIQRGGGSKYFRTCSTGEHFTIEFENLVESDEGESPGSSHRPLTEEEIADLKERHYDSIAEKQRVVDLKLQSELALQEEKLRLEEEALYAAQRQAARAAKQKKLLEQRRQHRITQQRAHAVNNGEFQSCVAEEDLDPFLRNTKFQYEAFRSSRLSSDATVLTPNTESSCDLMTKTKSVSGNDDSTSLDLEWEDEEGMNRMIPVRERSRTEEDILRAALKFNSRKPGSHPASASDDSNGLEWENDFVSAAAALDDNGNAEYAGFVNPVLELSECERQDR encoded by the exons ATGGGGAACTGCTGGGCGCAGTGGTGCTGCGGACTGTTCCTGCGGAGGGATGCCGGCCGCATCCAGCGCGGCGGAGG ATCCAAGTATTTTAGAACCTGTTCAACAGGAGAACACTTCACTATAGAG tTTGAGAACCTGGTGGAAAGTGATGAG gGGGAGAGCCCAGGAAGCAGTCACAG GCCTCTGACTGAGGAAGAAATTGCAGACCTGAAAGAGAGACACTATGACTCCATTGCTGAGAAGCAGAGGGTTGTTGACCTGAAGCTTCAGTCAGAG TTAGCCTTACAAGAGGAGAAGTTAAGACTAGAAGAGGAGGCTTTATATGCTGCACAACGTcaagcagccagggcagcaaagcagaaaaagctCTTGGAG CAACGTAGGCAGCACAGGATAACACAGCAGAGAGCACATGCCGTTAACAATGGAGAGTTCCAGAG CTGTGTGGCAGAGGAGGACCTCGATCCTTTCCTGAGGAATACAAAATTCCAGTATGAAGCTTTCCGAAGCAGCA ggCTTTCATCTGATGCCACAGTGCTGACACCCAACACAGAGAGCAGTTGTGACTTGATGACCAAAACCAAATCAGTGAGTGGGAATGATGACAGCACCTCCTTGGATTTAGAGTGGGAAGATGAAGAAG GCATGAACAGGATGATCCCGGTGCGGGAGCGCTCCCGGACGGAGGAGGACATCCTGCGGGCGGCGCTCAAGTTCAACAGCAGGAAGCCCGGGAGCCACCCGGCCTCGGCCTCCGACGACTCCAACGGGCTGGAGTGGGAGAACGACTTCgtcagcgccgccgccgccctggACGACAACGGCAACGCCGAGTACGCCGGCTTCGTGAACCCCGTGCTGGAACTGTCGGAGTGCGAGCGCCAGGACAGATAG
- the AP1AR gene encoding AP-1 complex-associated regulatory protein isoform X4: MGNCWAQWCCGLFLRRDAGRIQRGGGSKYFRTCSTGEHFTIEFENLVESDEGESPGSSHRPLTEEEIADLKERHYDSIAEKQRVVDLKLQSEQRRQHRITQQRAHAVNNGEFQSCVAEEDLDPFLRNTKFQYEAFRSSRLSSDATVLTPNTESSCDLMTKTKSVSGNDDSTSLDLEWEDEEGMNRMIPVRERSRTEEDILRAALKFNSRKPGSHPASASDDSNGLEWENDFVSAAAALDDNGNAEYAGFVNPVLELSECERQDR; encoded by the exons ATGGGGAACTGCTGGGCGCAGTGGTGCTGCGGACTGTTCCTGCGGAGGGATGCCGGCCGCATCCAGCGCGGCGGAGG ATCCAAGTATTTTAGAACCTGTTCAACAGGAGAACACTTCACTATAGAG tTTGAGAACCTGGTGGAAAGTGATGAG gGGGAGAGCCCAGGAAGCAGTCACAG GCCTCTGACTGAGGAAGAAATTGCAGACCTGAAAGAGAGACACTATGACTCCATTGCTGAGAAGCAGAGGGTTGTTGACCTGAAGCTTCAGTCAGAG CAACGTAGGCAGCACAGGATAACACAGCAGAGAGCACATGCCGTTAACAATGGAGAGTTCCAGAG CTGTGTGGCAGAGGAGGACCTCGATCCTTTCCTGAGGAATACAAAATTCCAGTATGAAGCTTTCCGAAGCAGCA ggCTTTCATCTGATGCCACAGTGCTGACACCCAACACAGAGAGCAGTTGTGACTTGATGACCAAAACCAAATCAGTGAGTGGGAATGATGACAGCACCTCCTTGGATTTAGAGTGGGAAGATGAAGAAG GCATGAACAGGATGATCCCGGTGCGGGAGCGCTCCCGGACGGAGGAGGACATCCTGCGGGCGGCGCTCAAGTTCAACAGCAGGAAGCCCGGGAGCCACCCGGCCTCGGCCTCCGACGACTCCAACGGGCTGGAGTGGGAGAACGACTTCgtcagcgccgccgccgccctggACGACAACGGCAACGCCGAGTACGCCGGCTTCGTGAACCCCGTGCTGGAACTGTCGGAGTGCGAGCGCCAGGACAGATAG
- the CDKL2 gene encoding cyclin-dependent kinase-like 2: MDKYQVLGLVGEGSYGMVTKCRNRESGQIVAVKKFLESDDDAAVRKIALREIKLLKQLRHENLVNLLDVCKRKKRWYLVFEFVDHTMLNDLEDSPNGLDFERVRKYLFQIMRAIAFCHSHNIIHRDIKPENILVSQSGVVKLCDFGFARPLATSGEAYTDYVATRWYRAPELLVGDSKYGRPVDVWAVGALITEMLTGEPLFPGDSDIDQLYHITKCLGNLIPRQQELFYKNPLFAGLKLPEVKELESLEKRYPKLPAEALELAQECLQIDPDKRPSCAQLLQGDFFNKDGFAERFTQELKQIIQKDTRDHQFQKKSKVNKRDKDDVSEERKIISVQDFSIGPRSKDGKLIKTKPSKADAEKADRSSKLSFLYDNTIHPMKLSPQTNLKDSSSNLDYAKNLGTFIPPINQNFSPTFGMGSGPGSLNYRLDEKSKKYLNPLLKARKPSPVGRCNVSLTPASKKKWEFLKTNVRLPELNHLPELRGAEAQHPRFLKKENRMFAESRVPSLAAIDLHNSSLPSQQLSGTLMPDASEATFPRVEH; this comes from the exons ATGGACAAGTAccaggtgctggggctggtgggggAAGGCAGCTACGGGATGGTGACCAAGTGCAGGAACAGGGAGAGCGGGCAGATCGTGGCCGTCAAGAAGTTCCTGGAGAGCGACGACGACGCGGCGGTGCGGAAAATCGCCCTGAGGGAAATCAAACTGCTCAAG CAACTGAGGCACGAGAACCTGGTGAACCTGTTGGATGTGTGtaagaggaagaagaggtggTACCTGGTGTTTGAGTTTGTGGATCACACGATGCTCAATGACCTTGAGGACTCTCCCAATGGACTGGACTTCGAGAGGGTTCGGAAATACTTGTTTCAGATTATGAGAGCAATTGCCTTTTGTCACAGCCATAAT ATAATCCATCGGGATATTAAGCCAGAGAACATCCTGGTTTCCCAGTCAGGAGTAGTGAAACTCTGCGACTTCGGGTTTGCCCGGCCCTTGGCCACTTCTGGGGAAGCTTACACGGACTACGTGGCCACCCGCTGGTACAGAGCCCCGGAGCTGCTGGTGGGGGACAGCAAATACGGCAG GCCTGTGGACGTGTGGGCTGTTGGCGCCCTGATAACAGAAATGCTTACAGGAGAGCCCCTTTTCCCTGGAGACTCAGACATTGACCAGCTCTACCATATCACCAAGTGCCTGG GTAACTTAATTCCAAGACAACAGGAGTTATTCTATAAAAACCCCCTCTTTGCCGGCCTGAAGTTGCCTGAGGTGAAGGAGCTCGAATCCCTGGAGAAACGCTATCCcaagctccctgctgaagcactGGAATTAGCCCAG GAGTGCTTGCAGATTGACCCAGACAAGAGACCGTCCTGcgcccagctcctgcagggtgATTTCTTCAACAAGGACGGCTTTGCTGAGAG ATTTACTCAGGAGCTTAAACAAATAATCCAGAAAGATACCAGAGACCATCAATttcaaaaaaaatctaaagTCAATAAAAGGGACAAAGATGATgtttcagaagaaagaaaaatcatcagCGTCCAG GATTTCAGCATAGGCCCAAGGAGCAAAGATGGGAAGCTGATAAAGACCAAGCCCTCTAAAGCTGATGCAGAGAAAGCAGATCGATCCTCCAAGCTGAGCTTCCTCTATGACAACACAATCCACCCAATGAAATTGAGCCCTCAGACCAACCTGAAAGATTCCAGCAGCAACTTGGACTATGCCAAGAACCTGGGCACATTTATCCCTCCCATCAACCAGAACTTCTCTCCTACATTTGGGATGGGGTCTGGGCCTGGGAGCCTTAATTACAG ACTTGAtgaaaagagtaaaaaataCTTGAACCCCTTGCTAAAGGCACGGAAGCCTTCTCCAGTGGGGCGTTGCAATGTCAGCCTGACACCG GCAAGTAAGAAGAAATGGGAATTCCTCAAGACAAATGTGCGTTTGCCAGAACTAAATCATCTCCCCGAGCTGAGGGGAGCGGAAG CTCAGCATCCCAGATttctgaagaaggaaaatagAATGTTTGCAGAGTCCCGAGTCCCCTCCCTCGCTGCTATCGACCTTCATAACTCAAGTCTGCCCTCACAGCAG CTGTCAGGGACCTTGATGCCGGATGCATCAGAAGCCACCTTCCCCAGGGTTGAGCACTAG